A single genomic interval of Rhodothermia bacterium harbors:
- a CDS encoding GreA/GreB family elongation factor has product MELTEKLLNELQRRLKIGNRRGVHLNAIPANSRNKFDLNRLSHIDKNLPDSFIKSLLSEQPLKFRISWKDNVPDLNTLFEEDQTQLVRITKSFENLINQTEAIESEKGINTFGFGFPILVRRDQSDNKLTVAPILIWSLRIKRTKEFNTWEINRNEDDPIYLNEVLINHLQSDSNIEIEQIPSEMLDDGLITKDELIEICVKLIKEINTSVPSDIKEAFIKKLDNIVSIGDKNHYEKLPINSTNALIDFGGLFSIFEVQKQNIINDYGNLMDLEGLSIDLDDLENHTFQPISSVETDPSQQGILHSLEATRNILIQGPPGTGKSQTLSAILINALENHKKTIVVCEKRTALEVLHNALIEKDLNYHCVLIRDIVKDRKTVVDSVRDRVDNSSYRRYRYTYSKESLDNLIKKAKGLIDSINGKHKKLDEKLLGDKSWTDIVGTLLSELNGTDEDHTLNIDKSQFKYNSQELNGLLELVQKGQNLYSNYQEYDSTSFLNSKKLVGDNPYVIEQGINDSFEEYEKSLQKLKELESKYKSEYFKIRKAEFAEQIQSGKQIQESINAIYAEHKTNSDFLDEEKTNGLLYKAITIFSQPKKKVVQDQKRIKELFTNLENHYSNCADLKEFQVSKSIKSNLYQIEEANKLIDKTSSDFQSKIEYEYDSIDVLEFSISEYQTDILKSLKENSSLLREKIKSDSWTNHKVTANDFKGLINAVEKIIQEKRDYFNNENDIFTTEFKWFQFYNGLSNEAKLLINALKGKKDWRKSFLIHYLNSMLVNSANVDLPTSDSEHIELNSTLSGLEREQLKYIREFWFSKQIDTTRDFEQRNTNLSVENLYNKRSSNRFKRLSLRQIVQYDADLFTTFFPIILTSPDVASNLFKGMNGYFDIVMFDEASQLRLEDNLPAILKGKQIVIAGDEHQMPPSNYFSKVFDGTIEDEDDLEEDDEIVVDRDNILLSCESLLDFGAELNFEKRHLDFHYRSRHPYLIDFSNYAFYNQRLKPLPNTFDYTPIKYIQVNGTFSDHINDAEAEMVLSILENNINRLPNGEYPTVGIATFNIAQRNHIKSKILERQKFSKFEEFNAKIQELEENGMFIKNLENIQGDERDVIILSTTYGPGKDGKFAQRFGPINHSKGYKLLNVIITRAKYKVYVCSSVPEQAFMNYKDFLITEGSNNKRAVFYAYLAYSKAVSEGNNDSRIGILTALSENSTKSTSFNVGSFGELESPFEEEVYQRLVDEVDESKLIPQMKVSEFRIDIVYDPKIAGVPKIAIECDGAKYHSSREAYLHDRHRQKILESHGFVFHRIWSTNWWRNPQKETKRLIEFIKNVESRNDYNLADHSKTSFAFTDEFQMVENYVAQTTIIDTDNEIATIKSIERKEEKQAKLFKDEISLGSKVTVKYMNNGKDIKVHIVETANKNELSNGIQKISLKSPLASSILGHTVGDIVKVGNLDNFVEIIEVKN; this is encoded by the coding sequence ATGGAACTGACAGAAAAATTATTAAATGAACTTCAAAGGAGACTGAAGATAGGTAATCGCAGGGGCGTTCATCTAAATGCAATACCTGCAAATTCAAGAAACAAGTTTGACTTAAACAGACTATCACATATTGACAAGAATCTTCCTGACAGTTTCATAAAATCATTACTTTCTGAACAGCCATTAAAATTCAGAATTAGTTGGAAGGACAATGTTCCAGACTTGAATACGCTTTTTGAAGAAGACCAAACACAACTAGTTAGAATCACAAAATCCTTTGAGAATTTAATCAATCAGACAGAAGCAATCGAATCTGAAAAAGGCATCAACACATTTGGATTCGGTTTTCCAATACTTGTCAGACGAGACCAATCAGACAACAAGCTCACGGTTGCTCCTATCCTGATTTGGTCATTAAGAATTAAACGGACTAAAGAATTTAATACTTGGGAAATTAACAGAAATGAAGACGACCCGATTTACTTAAATGAAGTTTTAATAAATCACTTACAATCGGATTCAAACATTGAAATTGAGCAGATTCCAAGTGAAATGTTGGATGATGGGCTAATTACAAAAGATGAGTTAATTGAAATTTGCGTTAAGCTCATCAAAGAGATTAATACTTCCGTTCCTTCAGACATCAAAGAAGCATTTATCAAGAAACTTGACAACATTGTTTCAATTGGAGATAAAAATCATTACGAAAAACTACCCATAAATTCCACAAATGCACTTATTGACTTTGGTGGTCTGTTTTCAATTTTTGAAGTCCAAAAGCAAAACATAATAAACGACTATGGTAATTTAATGGATTTGGAAGGTCTGTCTATTGACCTTGACGATTTAGAAAACCATACTTTCCAACCTATTTCATCAGTCGAAACTGACCCATCACAACAAGGTATTTTACATTCCTTAGAAGCAACAAGAAACATTTTAATTCAAGGACCTCCAGGAACAGGAAAAAGTCAAACATTATCCGCAATCCTTATTAATGCCTTAGAGAATCATAAAAAGACAATTGTAGTTTGCGAAAAGAGAACGGCTTTAGAAGTTTTACATAATGCTTTAATTGAAAAAGACTTAAACTATCACTGCGTTTTAATTCGTGATATTGTTAAAGACCGAAAAACAGTTGTTGATTCAGTTAGAGATAGGGTTGACAATTCATCCTATCGAAGATACCGCTACACATATTCCAAAGAATCACTAGACAATCTTATCAAAAAAGCAAAAGGACTTATTGATTCCATTAACGGAAAACATAAAAAACTTGATGAAAAGCTTCTAGGAGACAAATCTTGGACTGATATAGTCGGAACGCTTTTATCTGAACTTAACGGCACAGATGAAGACCATACTTTAAACATCGACAAATCTCAATTCAAGTATAATTCACAAGAATTGAACGGACTATTAGAACTTGTTCAGAAAGGCCAAAATCTTTATTCTAATTATCAAGAATATGATTCAACCTCATTTCTGAATTCAAAAAAATTAGTTGGGGATAATCCGTATGTTATTGAACAAGGAATCAACGATTCCTTTGAAGAATATGAAAAGTCCCTTCAAAAACTAAAAGAACTTGAATCAAAATATAAAAGTGAGTATTTCAAAATAAGAAAAGCTGAGTTTGCTGAGCAAATCCAAAGTGGAAAGCAAATTCAAGAATCAATTAATGCTATTTATGCAGAACACAAAACCAATTCCGATTTTCTTGATGAAGAAAAAACAAATGGACTACTTTATAAAGCAATAACTATTTTTTCTCAACCTAAAAAGAAGGTCGTCCAAGACCAAAAGAGAATCAAAGAACTTTTTACAAACCTTGAAAATCATTACTCAAATTGTGCTGACCTAAAAGAATTTCAAGTATCAAAATCAATTAAGAGCAATCTTTATCAAATTGAAGAAGCAAATAAATTGATTGATAAAACTAGTTCGGATTTTCAGTCCAAAATTGAATATGAATATGATTCAATTGATGTTCTAGAATTTTCAATATCTGAATATCAAACAGATATTTTAAAATCACTCAAAGAAAATAGTTCACTTTTAAGGGAGAAAATCAAGTCTGATAGTTGGACAAATCATAAAGTCACAGCCAATGACTTCAAAGGACTCATTAATGCAGTTGAGAAAATTATTCAAGAAAAAAGGGATTACTTCAATAATGAAAATGACATTTTCACAACAGAGTTTAAATGGTTTCAATTTTACAATGGACTTTCTAATGAAGCTAAACTACTAATAAATGCATTGAAGGGGAAAAAAGATTGGCGGAAGTCATTTCTAATTCACTATCTAAATTCAATGCTCGTAAATTCAGCAAATGTTGATTTGCCAACAAGTGATTCCGAACACATTGAACTAAACAGCACTTTGAGTGGACTAGAAAGAGAACAATTAAAGTATATTCGTGAGTTTTGGTTCTCAAAACAGATTGACACGACAAGAGATTTTGAACAAAGAAATACAAATCTTTCGGTTGAAAACTTATATAATAAGCGGAGTAGCAACAGATTTAAACGGCTTTCATTACGACAAATAGTTCAATATGATGCTGATTTGTTCACTACCTTTTTTCCAATTATTCTAACTTCACCAGATGTAGCAAGTAACCTGTTTAAAGGAATGAATGGCTATTTCGACATAGTAATGTTTGATGAAGCGAGCCAATTACGTTTAGAAGACAACTTGCCCGCAATTTTAAAAGGAAAGCAGATAGTTATTGCAGGTGATGAACACCAAATGCCACCTTCAAATTATTTTAGTAAAGTCTTTGACGGTACAATTGAAGACGAAGACGACCTTGAAGAAGATGATGAAATTGTAGTAGATAGGGATAATATCCTTTTGTCTTGTGAATCCCTTTTAGACTTTGGAGCTGAACTCAATTTTGAGAAACGTCACCTTGATTTTCACTATAGGTCAAGACATCCGTACCTTATAGATTTTTCAAATTACGCATTCTACAATCAAAGACTTAAACCATTACCAAATACATTTGATTATACACCAATAAAATATATTCAAGTTAATGGTACTTTTTCAGACCACATCAATGATGCAGAAGCCGAAATGGTTTTGTCAATTCTTGAGAATAATATAAATCGACTTCCAAACGGAGAATATCCAACAGTCGGTATTGCTACCTTTAATATTGCTCAGCGAAATCATATAAAAAGCAAAATCTTAGAAAGGCAAAAATTCTCAAAATTTGAAGAGTTCAATGCCAAAATCCAAGAATTGGAAGAAAACGGAATGTTCATTAAGAACTTAGAAAATATTCAGGGTGATGAACGAGATGTTATTATTCTCTCAACCACTTATGGTCCCGGAAAAGACGGAAAATTTGCACAGCGTTTTGGTCCGATTAATCATTCCAAAGGCTACAAACTTTTAAACGTAATTATCACAAGAGCTAAGTATAAAGTTTATGTCTGTTCATCAGTACCTGAACAGGCATTTATGAACTACAAAGATTTTCTAATAACGGAAGGCTCTAACAATAAACGAGCAGTTTTTTACGCATATTTAGCATACAGCAAAGCCGTAAGCGAAGGGAATAACGATTCAAGAATTGGAATTTTAACTGCACTTAGCGAGAATTCAACAAAAAGCACTTCTTTCAATGTTGGTAGTTTCGGAGAGTTAGAATCGCCTTTTGAAGAAGAAGTTTATCAACGTTTAGTTGATGAAGTAGACGAATCAAAGTTGATTCCGCAAATGAAAGTCTCGGAGTTTAGAATTGATATTGTTTACGACCCAAAAATTGCAGGAGTGCCTAAAATTGCAATTGAATGTGATGGAGCAAAGTATCATTCGAGTAGAGAAGCATATTTACACGACCGACACAGACAAAAAATTCTTGAAAGCCACGGTTTTGTTTTTCATAGAATATGGAGTACAAATTGGTGGCGTAATCCACAGAAAGAAACAAAGCGTTTAATTGAATTCATCAAAAATGTTGAATCGAGAAATGACTACAATCTAGCTGACCATTCTAAAACTTCATTTGCCTTTACAGACGAGTTTCAAATGGTTGAAAATTATGTAGCTCAAACTACTATCATAGATACCGACAATGAAATTGCGACAATAAAAAGCATTGAAAGAA
- a CDS encoding tyrosine-type recombinase/integrase, with protein sequence MDATFFIEPLELEAVSYIRVLPRQYIPELPTFMKKIKGARWTKEYGWFIPYNPDAWAQLKQLFPDAIWEVKGKDRLTAKAVATSPQISAEQRLAVLKMVESLTLKRYSHRTIKVYRNCLTLFFSFYAGKDPLSLEENEIKTFMLDGIKRLKWSESYQNTFINAIKYYYEAVQGQPRKVYDFRPKQPQKLPNVLSQTEVVQLINVVDNLKHRCILMLIYSAGLRLSELVQMRKDDLLWSQAKVFIKGGKGKKDRYSILSTKMATALREYIAVYKPVYWAFEGQDYGPYSARSVQMILRKAVDKSGVNPYTTVHTLRHSFATHLLEQGMELRYIQALLGDESTKTTEVYTHITERAIAKFVSPLDQLTDL encoded by the coding sequence ATGGATGCTACATTTTTTATTGAACCACTGGAATTAGAAGCTGTCTCGTATATTCGTGTACTTCCGAGACAGTATATTCCCGAATTGCCTACCTTCATGAAAAAAATAAAGGGGGCGAGATGGACGAAGGAATATGGCTGGTTTATACCATACAACCCTGACGCATGGGCACAATTGAAGCAGCTTTTTCCAGATGCAATATGGGAAGTCAAAGGAAAGGACCGCTTGACAGCGAAAGCCGTCGCTACAAGTCCGCAGATCAGTGCCGAGCAGCGTTTAGCTGTTTTAAAAATGGTAGAAAGTTTGACCCTTAAACGGTATAGCCATCGCACAATCAAAGTTTATAGAAATTGCTTAACCCTGTTTTTTTCGTTTTATGCAGGGAAAGATCCTTTAAGCTTGGAGGAAAACGAGATTAAGACTTTTATGCTGGATGGAATCAAGAGGTTGAAATGGTCTGAATCCTACCAAAATACTTTTATTAATGCCATAAAGTATTATTATGAAGCTGTACAGGGGCAGCCGCGCAAGGTGTATGACTTTAGACCTAAGCAACCTCAAAAGCTACCAAATGTTTTAAGTCAAACAGAAGTGGTGCAACTCATAAACGTTGTAGATAACCTTAAGCATCGGTGTATCCTCATGCTGATATACTCTGCTGGACTACGTCTTAGCGAACTGGTTCAAATGAGAAAAGACGACCTCCTATGGTCACAAGCAAAAGTGTTTATCAAAGGCGGGAAAGGAAAAAAAGACCGATATAGTATTCTTTCTACTAAAATGGCTACTGCCTTACGGGAATATATAGCAGTTTATAAGCCTGTATATTGGGCATTTGAAGGGCAAGATTACGGCCCCTATAGTGCAAGAAGTGTACAGATGATTTTGAGGAAAGCTGTTGACAAATCTGGCGTAAATCCTTATACTACTGTACATACATTAAGACACTCATTTGCAACACATTTGTTAGAGCAAGGTATGGAACTGAGGTATATACAAGCCCTCCTGGGCGATGAGAGCACGAAGACCACCGAGGTCTATACCCATATCACCGAGCGGGCTATTGCCAAGTTTGTAAGCCCCTTGGATCAGTTAACTGACCTATAG
- a CDS encoding DUF3347 domain-containing protein has product MKSIKILMAITLLLSFTACNAQIKNAKTESVKIYGNCGMCETTIEKAGNVKKVAQVDWNKDTKMATLTYDPSKTNQDEILKHIALAGYDSDQFLAPDDVYAKLPECCQYDRVKKSETVKAVAIDEHHNHGGATDKSTETKQEVNQLKSVFDNYFALKDALVKSDGNLASAKAKELLNALNAVQMNKLSNEEHTVWMKVMKDLIFDTEHIEETKDVGHQRDHFNTLSDNMYQLFKVSKQETPTYYQHCPMANNGKGANWLSKENTVKNPYYGSKMLSCGKTVETIE; this is encoded by the coding sequence ATGAAATCAATAAAAATATTGATGGCAATTACGCTATTGCTATCGTTTACAGCGTGTAACGCTCAAATCAAAAACGCTAAAACCGAAAGCGTAAAAATTTACGGTAACTGTGGTATGTGTGAAACGACCATTGAAAAAGCAGGGAATGTCAAGAAAGTAGCACAGGTAGATTGGAACAAAGATACCAAAATGGCTACCCTGACTTATGACCCAAGCAAAACCAATCAAGACGAAATCTTGAAACACATTGCTTTGGCAGGTTACGATAGCGACCAATTTCTTGCACCTGATGATGTCTATGCGAAACTTCCTGAATGTTGTCAATACGACCGTGTAAAAAAATCGGAAACTGTAAAAGCAGTAGCGATTGACGAACATCACAATCACGGTGGGGCAACTGACAAGTCAACAGAAACAAAGCAAGAAGTAAATCAACTCAAATCAGTTTTTGACAACTACTTCGCACTAAAAGATGCTTTGGTAAAATCTGATGGCAACTTGGCTTCTGCCAAAGCAAAAGAATTGCTCAACGCTCTTAATGCCGTGCAGATGAACAAACTTTCCAATGAAGAACATACTGTTTGGATGAAAGTAATGAAGGACTTGATATTTGATACCGAACACATCGAAGAAACCAAAGATGTTGGGCATCAAAGAGACCATTTCAATACTTTGTCTGACAATATGTATCAACTTTTCAAAGTTTCCAAACAAGAAACGCCTACATATTACCAACATTGCCCAATGGCAAACAATGGTAAAGGTGCAAATTGGTTGAGTAAAGAAAACACCGTGAAGAACCCATACTACGGTTCTAAAATGCTGAGTTGTGGTAAAACGGTTGAAACAATAGAATAA
- a CDS encoding multicopper oxidase domain-containing protein: MDNQKNIYKKLLPIVLMLLATTTIFAQKVVRYDLYVKDTIVNFTGKEKRAIAVNGQIPMPTLTFTEGDTAEIHVHNRLKESTSLHWHGLYLPNKEDGVPYLTQMPIKPNTTHIYRFPIIQNGTHWYHSHSGLQEQIGMYGSMVLLKRADNPTFRKGIDDLPTVPIILSEWTDYNPDNVHRMLHNANDWFAIKKNTVQSYGEAIKAGHFKTKLTNEWKRMLAMDVSDVYYDKFLINGTSESQLSQFKAGDKVRLRISNGGASSYFWLTYAGGKMTVVANDGNDVEPVVVDRLIIGVSETYDVIVTILAENTSYEFLATPEDRTKSASIYIGSGIKQLASPLPKLKYFEGMKMMNDMMKMDGTMNDMGMDMSLQQMDMNTVMYPEITGENKPKKSEHSDHSNHTMPSNDIVTLNYAMLKSPTKTTLPKDAPIRELRFELTGNMNRYVWSMDNRVLAETDKILIKKGEIVRITLYNNSMMRHPMHLHGHDFRVINGQGDYAPLKNVLDIMPMETNVIEFEANLEGDWFFHCHILYHMMAGMNRVFSTENQAPNPLLPDKKWAYKKLQRESNELHFMFQNDFATNGNDGMTMLQNTRWSFGTEWRLGYSDKHGYETETHIGRYIGRNQWLMPFIGFDWRYRKHETPEKNLFGQTNTKDNRTQFSLGVAYTLPMLIILQTEVYHDGNVRVQLRREDIPLSKRFRAAFMVNTDREYMLGLNYIASKNLGFRTHYDSDMGFGVGLTFNY; this comes from the coding sequence ATGGATAATCAAAAAAATATTTATAAAAAATTGTTGCCGATAGTTCTTATGCTATTGGCAACTACAACCATTTTCGCCCAAAAAGTGGTGCGATACGACCTTTATGTAAAAGATACCATCGTCAATTTTACAGGAAAAGAAAAAAGGGCAATAGCCGTAAATGGACAAATTCCAATGCCTACGCTTACTTTTACCGAAGGCGATACGGCAGAAATTCACGTACACAACAGGCTCAAAGAAAGTACATCGTTGCATTGGCACGGTTTGTATTTGCCCAATAAGGAAGATGGCGTTCCGTACTTGACCCAAATGCCAATAAAGCCCAACACCACGCACATTTACCGTTTTCCCATTATTCAAAACGGTACACATTGGTATCATAGCCACAGCGGACTACAAGAACAAATAGGAATGTACGGTTCAATGGTTTTGCTCAAAAGAGCAGACAACCCTACTTTCAGAAAAGGGATTGACGATTTGCCTACTGTTCCCATTATTTTAAGTGAATGGACAGACTATAATCCTGATAATGTTCACAGAATGTTGCACAATGCCAATGATTGGTTTGCCATAAAGAAAAATACTGTTCAGAGTTACGGTGAAGCTATAAAAGCAGGTCATTTCAAAACAAAACTGACCAACGAATGGAAACGAATGTTGGCAATGGACGTGAGTGATGTGTATTATGACAAATTCCTGATCAATGGAACATCTGAAAGCCAACTATCTCAATTCAAAGCAGGCGATAAAGTACGATTGCGAATTTCAAACGGTGGTGCATCTTCCTATTTTTGGCTCACGTATGCAGGTGGAAAAATGACTGTCGTTGCCAATGATGGCAATGATGTTGAGCCTGTTGTGGTGGATAGACTAATTATAGGAGTTTCAGAAACCTATGATGTCATCGTTACCATTCTGGCAGAAAATACTTCCTATGAATTTTTGGCAACACCCGAAGACCGAACTAAATCGGCATCTATTTACATAGGTTCAGGTATTAAGCAGTTGGCAAGTCCATTGCCTAAACTGAAATACTTTGAAGGTATGAAGATGATGAACGATATGATGAAAATGGATGGCACAATGAACGATATGGGTATGGATATGTCATTGCAACAAATGGATATGAATACGGTAATGTACCCTGAGATTACAGGAGAAAATAAACCCAAAAAATCCGAACATTCAGACCATAGCAATCATACAATGCCCAGTAATGACATTGTTACCTTAAACTACGCAATGCTGAAATCACCTACCAAAACCACTTTGCCAAAAGATGCACCTATCAGAGAATTAAGGTTTGAATTAACAGGCAATATGAACCGCTATGTGTGGAGTATGGACAACCGAGTGCTTGCTGAAACTGATAAAATTCTAATCAAAAAAGGAGAAATTGTAAGAATAACACTCTACAACAACTCGATGATGCGACACCCGATGCACTTGCACGGACACGATTTTAGGGTTATAAACGGGCAAGGCGATTATGCACCGCTTAAAAATGTTTTGGACATAATGCCTATGGAAACCAATGTGATTGAGTTTGAAGCCAATTTAGAAGGCGATTGGTTTTTTCATTGTCATATTCTCTACCATATGATGGCAGGGATGAACCGAGTTTTTAGTACAGAAAACCAAGCACCCAATCCATTGTTGCCTGACAAAAAATGGGCTTACAAAAAACTACAAAGAGAAAGCAACGAACTACATTTTATGTTTCAAAACGACTTTGCAACAAATGGAAATGATGGTATGACAATGTTGCAAAATACCAGATGGAGTTTTGGCACTGAATGGCGTTTGGGATATAGCGACAAACACGGATACGAAACAGAAACACACATAGGGCGATACATAGGCAGAAACCAATGGCTAATGCCCTTTATTGGCTTTGATTGGCGATACAGAAAGCACGAAACACCAGAAAAAAATCTTTTTGGGCAGACTAATACCAAAGACAATCGGACACAGTTTAGTTTAGGGGTTGCATATACTCTGCCAATGCTTATAATTTTACAAACAGAAGTCTATCACGATGGAAACGTAAGAGTACAATTAAGACGTGAAGACATTCCACTTTCAAAAAGGTTTAGAGCTGCATTTATGGTAAATACAGACAGAGAATATATGCTTGGACTGAATTATATCGCAAGTAAAAACTTAGGTTTCAGAACGCATTACGACAGTGATATGGGTTTTGGAGTAGGACTGACATTTAATTATTAA
- a CDS encoding DUF2911 domain-containing protein, which produces MKNILFLTLLFVSFQGFAQHEHHNTKTDSTTKAKSPRTAAMAMVGNNHVHIDYGSPSVRGRNIWNGLVAYGQVWATGAHKATWIEFSEDVKINSQTVPKGKYGFFTIPDKKEWTIILSKDWDMHLADDYNAQNDVIRLKVKPKKTKAITEALTYEVKAIDDKKGKISISWEYLTVSFDFENINP; this is translated from the coding sequence ATGAAAAATATTCTCTTTTTAACTCTCTTGTTTGTGTCGTTTCAAGGTTTTGCACAACACGAACACCACAATACGAAAACAGACAGTACCACCAAAGCGAAAAGCCCAAGAACTGCGGCTATGGCAATGGTGGGCAACAATCACGTTCATATTGATTACGGCTCGCCAAGTGTACGGGGGCGAAATATTTGGAACGGCTTGGTTGCTTATGGGCAGGTATGGGCAACAGGGGCACATAAAGCCACTTGGATTGAGTTTTCGGAAGATGTAAAAATCAATTCACAAACAGTACCGAAAGGAAAATACGGCTTCTTTACCATTCCCGACAAAAAGGAATGGACAATTATCCTGAGCAAGGATTGGGATATGCACTTAGCGGACGACTACAATGCCCAAAATGATGTAATCAGGCTCAAAGTAAAGCCTAAAAAAACAAAAGCCATTACCGAAGCACTCACTTATGAAGTAAAGGCTATTGATGATAAAAAAGGTAAAATCAGTATTTCGTGGGAATACCTAACAGTTTCATTTGATTTTGAAAACATAAATCCTTAA
- a CDS encoding helix-turn-helix transcriptional regulator — protein MKLYIKNMVCSRCKMVVKSELEKLGLQLLAVDLGEVETAAPITAQQKSKIAEYLKGFGFELIDDKKSRLIEKIKTLIIELVHQQNAQLNTNLSDYLSNHLTQDYSSLSNLFSEVEDTTIEKYFISQKIEKVKELLLYDELTLSEIAFQMNYSSVAYLSNQFKKVTGFSPSHYKQLKNNKRKQIEDL, from the coding sequence ATGAAACTATACATCAAAAATATGGTGTGTAGTCGCTGCAAAATGGTGGTGAAGTCTGAGTTGGAAAAACTCGGACTTCAACTACTTGCAGTTGATTTGGGCGAAGTAGAAACCGCAGCACCCATTACGGCTCAACAAAAAAGCAAGATTGCAGAATACCTGAAAGGTTTTGGTTTTGAACTGATTGATGATAAGAAAAGCCGATTGATTGAAAAAATCAAAACTTTGATTATTGAATTGGTACATCAACAAAACGCTCAACTAAATACCAATCTTTCAGATTATTTGTCCAATCACTTGACACAAGATTATTCATCTCTTAGCAATTTGTTTTCGGAAGTAGAAGACACGACAATTGAGAAATACTTTATCAGCCAAAAGATTGAAAAGGTAAAAGAGTTGCTTCTGTATGATGAATTGACTTTGAGTGAAATTGCTTTTCAGATGAATTATAGCAGTGTGGCGTATTTGAGTAATCAGTTCAAAAAGGTTACGGGCTTTTCGCCATCACATTACAAGCAATTGAAAAACAATAAACGAAAGCAAATTGAAGACTTATAA
- a CDS encoding heavy metal translocating P-type ATPase — protein MVHTYQVTGMTCSSCEAKVKSSLLMIENVLNVEVSKDENSATITMDKHIPLDRLQRALPEKYQISAQHHSELAEQSKGWLATYKPILLIFFYITLVTLLVQFSNDRFDAMQWMRHFMAGFFLVFSFFKMLNLKGFAESYVMYDIVAKRLPAWAHIYAFTELALGIAFLVNFNQLFTNSVTLVVMSISIIGVLQSVLNKKKIQCACLGAVFNLPMSTVTIIEDALMIVMSGLMLFYHF, from the coding sequence ATGGTACATACATATCAGGTAACAGGAATGACCTGTTCAAGTTGCGAAGCAAAAGTAAAATCATCTTTGTTGATGATAGAAAATGTATTAAACGTTGAAGTTTCAAAAGACGAAAATTCAGCCACAATCACAATGGATAAACACATTCCATTGGATAGGTTGCAAAGAGCCTTGCCTGAAAAGTATCAGATTTCTGCCCAACATCACAGCGAGTTGGCAGAACAAAGCAAAGGTTGGTTAGCCACCTACAAGCCCATTTTGTTGATATTTTTCTATATCACTTTGGTAACGCTATTGGTTCAGTTTTCCAACGATAGGTTTGATGCTATGCAGTGGATGCGACATTTTATGGCGGGGTTCTTTTTGGTGTTTTCGTTTTTCAAAATGCTCAATTTGAAAGGCTTTGCCGAAAGCTATGTAATGTATGATATAGTTGCCAAGCGATTACCCGCTTGGGCACACATCTATGCGTTTACAGAATTGGCTTTGGGCATTGCTTTTTTAGTCAATTTTAATCAGCTTTTTACTAATAGTGTAACACTTGTTGTAATGAGTATTAGCATCATTGGGGTATTGCAATCAGTATTGAACAAAAAGAAAATTCAATGTGCCTGTTTAGGGGCTGTGTTCAATTTGCCGATGAGTACCGTTACCATTATTGAAGATGCATTGATGATAGTAATGAGTGGTTTGATGTTATTTTATCATTTCTAA